A single window of Candidatus Dadabacteria bacterium DNA harbors:
- the rpsL gene encoding 30S ribosomal protein S12, translating to MPSVNQLIRKGRKRTFSKTSSPALQSNPQKRGVCVRVYTTTPKKPNSAMRKVARVRLTNGVEVTAYIPGEGHALQEHSVVLVRGGRVKDLPGVRYHIVRGSLDSTGVENRRRGRSKYGSKKPK from the coding sequence ATGCCAAGCGTAAACCAACTTATACGGAAGGGCAGAAAGCGGACTTTTTCAAAGACCAGTTCGCCCGCTCTTCAGAGCAATCCTCAGAAAAGAGGGGTGTGCGTCCGGGTTTACACCACCACGCCCAAAAAACCCAACTCGGCAATGAGGAAAGTCGCCCGTGTGCGGCTTACCAACGGGGTTGAGGTTACCGCCTACATTCCCGGCGAAGGACACGCCCTTCAAGAGCATTCGGTTGTTCTCGTCAGAGGCGGCAGAGTGAAAGACCTTCCCGGCGTCCGCTACCACATTGTTCGGGGGTCGCTTGATTCAACCGGCGTTGAAAACAGACGGCGGGGACGCTCCAAATACGGAAGCAAAAAACCCAAGTAA
- the rpsG gene encoding 30S ribosomal protein S7 has product MSRKTSSTSHRFDPDPHFGDVFVAKFINSLMVGGKKSKAERIFYDTLDLIAKKSGNKEPVKVFFEAMENVKPALEVRSRRVGGATYQVPMEVKPVRKNYLAIRWLLDSARKRPEPGVREKLAMEIIDASQSRGSAIKKKEDTHKMAEANRAFAHYRW; this is encoded by the coding sequence ATGTCCAGAAAAACTTCATCCACAAGCCACAGGTTTGACCCCGACCCGCATTTCGGGGACGTATTCGTGGCAAAGTTTATCAACTCGCTGATGGTCGGCGGCAAGAAGAGCAAGGCGGAAAGGATTTTTTACGACACTCTTGACCTTATTGCCAAAAAGTCCGGAAACAAAGAGCCCGTCAAGGTCTTCTTTGAGGCGATGGAAAATGTGAAGCCCGCCCTTGAGGTGCGCTCGCGGCGGGTCGGCGGCGCAACCTATCAGGTCCCGATGGAAGTTAAGCCCGTCCGCAAAAACTATCTCGCAATCAGATGGCTGCTGGACTCCGCCCGCAAAAGACCCGAACCGGGTGTGCGGGAGAAACTCGCCATGGAAATAATTGACGCTTCACAAAGCCGGGGAAGCGCAATCAAGAAGAAAGAAGACACTCACAAAATGGCGGAAGCCAACAGGGCTTTCGCCCATTACAGGTGGTAA